One genomic window of Sphingobacterium oryzagri includes the following:
- the prmA gene encoding 50S ribosomal protein L11 methyltransferase, which yields MKYSSVIFTSSSIEDWQKDLLIDALGEIGFDTFEDNDQGFAAYIPAANLDLQALETVLLHDAEGFDLQYTVQDLEDQNWNKLWESNFNPITVDNQCYVRATFHEPRPDMPYEIIIDPKMSFGTGHHQTTSMMLSYILESDLEGKSVLDMGCGTGILAILAVKRGAKDVLAVDYDEICVASVEENKVLNDVVNITSALGSKERLEGLTFDVILANINRNILLDQLAQYSWSTRAGGTLYISGFYAGDDLAILTEKATAVGFNFDSMKVLDNWCSAKFNKVS from the coding sequence ATGAAGTATTCATCTGTCATTTTTACATCTTCTTCCATCGAAGATTGGCAAAAAGATTTGCTAATTGACGCGTTGGGAGAAATTGGTTTTGATACGTTTGAAGATAATGACCAAGGTTTTGCGGCCTATATCCCGGCTGCAAACCTTGATCTGCAAGCGCTTGAGACTGTTCTTTTGCACGATGCCGAAGGTTTTGACTTACAATACACGGTGCAGGATCTGGAGGATCAAAATTGGAACAAACTCTGGGAAAGCAATTTCAACCCGATAACGGTAGACAACCAGTGTTATGTGCGTGCCACATTTCACGAACCGCGTCCCGATATGCCTTACGAGATCATAATCGATCCGAAAATGTCTTTTGGAACGGGGCACCATCAAACGACATCCATGATGCTATCATACATTTTGGAATCTGATTTGGAAGGGAAATCGGTGTTGGATATGGGTTGTGGAACAGGGATTTTAGCGATCCTCGCTGTAAAGCGCGGCGCAAAAGACGTACTGGCGGTAGATTACGATGAAATTTGCGTAGCAAGTGTGGAAGAAAACAAAGTGCTTAATGATGTTGTTAATATAACGTCGGCATTGGGTTCGAAAGAACGCCTTGAAGGACTTACGTTTGATGTTATTTTGGCGAATATCAACAGAAATATTCTGTTGGATCAGTTAGCGCAATATAGCTGGAGCACGCGTGCTGGCGGAACATTGTACATCAGCGGCTTTTATGCGGGGGATGATCTCGCGATATTGACGGAAAAAGCTACAGCAGTAGGTTTTAATTTTGATTCGATGAAGGTACTCGATAATTGGTGTTCAGCAAAGTTTAATAAGGTCAGTTAA